One window from the genome of Pseudoliparis swirei isolate HS2019 ecotype Mariana Trench chromosome 24, NWPU_hadal_v1, whole genome shotgun sequence encodes:
- the LOC130189456 gene encoding zinc finger protein 638-like isoform X3 encodes MYHHHSQQQGPPPFSNGPRPPHQQPPNQHQNHPPSNMLSQAMGFQFPRPTQLPDEIESALAIRGARDMDHRLIDHMNRPNQHQNQGSGSGISQHGSYISNPITLASDNQPGRQQGVDWSNYQPPSKLFVSPPPNTSHQTQRQQGPQQHPQSSHAGTSIPSWTTPVSDSPSLQARHPCHAGGSGGSGEGQALYTPESAGSILASFGLSNEDLEVLSHYPDDQLTPDTLPFILRDIQINKSGNQKTVASTSSSSFLRSIHDMPLSLSRASPLTRSRTPEVPSLLTVTQTAGKVIDYGHASRAKDETQTRETFKRERLSNERTVKMYPSSSSSSSNPKLDKVERRQVHLEHSDSSKHGDRDYRRTSGNHRKSSRSPGREFPASSKSRNLDRDYRRDGPKPRLPSEAKSEASLRRSLSSSSGSRPPSSSKKLPTPTMISDFSAVSPKVYPHTCSLCHTQCDQEKDWVEHINTVNHTAACRDLRNKYPGWKPNLPSRSGRYGSRSLWDPKTHSPSHSVCPSLSGSPDPSPPGSKHKVGPHLHRLHPGPYSPHNQPRHQHFTGGSFRSGVTRPQDVDKFSTGAGRHPFSSKGDHGSKHGPLQSFTKTPKSGTKPGTKSTKTAAKLPPPKKKRKIVAPASQDSSVAARLVYLTGIPKDASEQEVTDVVGSFGKINNVILMPCSEEESQKASVCMVTAECAQGLASSTTLSIRGQQVTASITKKPEAGQSSDDKDSKPAPALEKDAAEENSGGDADQKTSDEKGMVMVTGLPESGWSESDLIKLVQPFGTPSDIIMATQIGKVLVSLPDMEMAQEIVKVHDLIPAKIQDSELKMIHLKQRIGLSTPVALYNLLMGSADTLESPVLVGWSCLLVISNVPNTASASSEVQKLVRRFGTVIKTLVLNNTVICEMATAAMGLSVYKRFQMFPCIIHNNPLFFSRKPDPKANIQTKVIPAFLESSEDTAATNKGSQAAAADQEETAPQESSESLLEDVETDGASKDEKAKSTDMTVGEDEALGANGSQGDDDIKKDELTVAGCDSVAAPGAEPESDLETHMGEGSAVETVMETAEENKDASASTARNHETPAGEEAKTSRSDGDAASQEAAMPELPKVTQEMVNTLLLECRTRTAGHPNSTAPPANGEQGDTQMETEHVDTATKETKEPAKNHTEEEVKKQERELKEREARKEKETSERERKEKERRDREKEERTKRERNEKARRERERRDKERRERKRAYSEDLPGSRSSSRSEGYKQSSWKDEPGHNSEAEAEMNQAGEELDDFPFNLSDFVTVDEVGDVNDLPSSVPMETTEEGEDAPTSILAEAPVDTPTIASVAPATAVECDELASEPEAVTVSTAETTDVLESSALTVIAAASPATSHADSPPGQTHATRRPEEATLDSTTEVEPLPVPAASAAPAGSSSSSPGTGVGTLEGEKEENALNPSEANKEEMVSNKTEEEEKKWDEKDKETEEPSVETGMYERSEDLANSEEESVKKKLMEYTLPPFNPSSPVGMEYLVPKTGFFCKVCHRFFSGAKEAEINHCKTLKHYESLKHYESLQKYLKTTDPELVGQT; translated from the exons ATGTACCACCACCACTCCCAGCAACAAGGCCCACCGCCTTTCTCTAATGGGCCTAGGCCGCCTCATCAGCAACCTCCGAATCAGCATCAGAACCATCCTCCCTCCAATATGCTGTCGCAGGCCATGGGTTTCCAGTTTCCTCGTCCTACCCAGCTTCCTGATGAAATAGAGTCTGCCTTGGCTATCCGGGGTGCTCGAGACATGGATCACCGCCTCATTGACCACATGAACCGACCAAACCAACACCAGAACCAAGGCTCTGGTTCTGGGATCAGTCAACATGGAAGCTACATCTCTAACCCAATAACACTCGCCTCTGATAATCAGCCTGGCCGCCAGCAAGGAGTAGACTGGTCAAACTATCAACCTCCATCTAAACTGTTTGTCAGTCCTCCACCTAACACTAGCCACCAGACCCAACGACAACAGGGGCCGCAACAGCACCCACAGAGCAGCCATGCTGGAACAAGCATCCCAAGCTGGACAACCCCTGTAAGTGACTCGCCATCACTCCAAGCACGGCACCCATGCCATGCTGGCGGAAGTGGGGGCAGTGGGGAGGGTCAGGCTTTGTACACACCCGAGAGTGCAGGAAGCATCTTGGCTAGTTTTGGACTTTCAAATGAGGACCTAGAAGTGCTGAGTCACTACCCTGATGATCAGCTAACCCCAGACACTTTACCCTTTATACTCCGTGACATCCAGATCAATAAGTCAGGCAACCAGAAAACTGtggcctccacttcctcctcttcgttCTTGCGAAGCATCCATGACATGCCGCTGTCTCTTTCCCGCGCTTCACCGTTGACACGTTCACGCACACCAGAAGTACCCAGCCTGCTTACTGTGACACAGACTGCCGGTAAAGTCATTGACTATGGTCATGCAAGTCGCGCAAAGGACGAGACTCAGACCAGAGAGACTTTCAAAAGAGAGCGGCTCTCCAATGAGAGGACAGTAAAAATGTACCCatcctcgtcgtcctcctcatcAAATCCAAAGTTGGATAAAGTGGAAAGGCGGCAGGTTCATTTGGAACACAGTGATTCAAGCAAGCACGGAGACCGGGACTATCGCAGGACAAGTGGCAACCATCGCAAGAGCAGTAGGTCACCTGGGAGAGAATTTCCAGCATCGTCCAAATCTCGTAATTTGGACCGGGACTACAGGCGTGACGGACCCAAACCTAGGCTCCCATCTGAAGCCAAGAGCGAAGCGTCCTTGAGACGGTCTCTCTCCTCTTCGTCTGGCTCAAGACCTCCCAGCAGCAGCAAGAAGTTACCGACCCCCACCATGATAAGTGATTTCTCAGCTGTGTCTCCAAAGGTGTATCCCCATACCTGCTCCCTGTGCCACACACAGTGTGATCAGGAAAAG GACTGGGTTGAACATATCAACACCGTCAACCACACTGCTGCCTGCAGAGACCTGCGCAACAA GTACCCTGGCTGGAAACCAAATCTACCAAG TCGGAGCGGACGATATGGCAGCCGGTCGCTGTGGGATCCCAAGACTCACTCTCCATCCCACTCTGTGTGTCCATCCCTCTCTGGTTCTCCTGACCCTAGTCCTCCTGGCAGCAAACATAAAGTGGGCCCCCATCTCCACAGGCTGCACCCGGGGCCCTACTCTCCTCACAATCAACCTCGCCACCAGCACTTCACAG GGGGTTCTTTTCGAAGTGGTGTGACGCGTCCTCAGGATGTTGACAAGTTCTCCACTGGAGCCGGCCGGCATCCATTCTCGTCTAAGGGAGATCATGGCTCCAAACATGGACCACTACAGTCATTCACCAAAACTCCCAAGAGCGGGACCAAGCCTGGAACCAAGTCGACTAAGACG GCTGCCAAGCTTCCACCacccaagaagaagaggaaaatcGTGGCTCCGGCTTCCCAGGATTCGTCTGTTGCAGCTCGTCTGGTTTATCTGACGGGCATCCCAAAGGATGCGTCTGAGCAGGAAGTTACGGACGTGGTGGGGTCCTTTGGCAAGATCAACAACGTGATCCTCATGCCATGCTCGGAGGAAGAGAGCCAAAAG GCGTCGGTATGCATGGTGACGGCTGAATGCGCCCAGGGTCTGGCCAGCTCCACAACTCTCTCCATCAGAGGCCAACAAGTCACTGCTTCAATCACCAAG aaACCTGAAGCAGGGCAGTCCTCTGACGATAAAGACAG CAAACCTGCTCCAGCACTGGAAAAAGATGCCGCCGAGGAGAATTCTG GAGGCGATGCTGACCAGAAGACTTCTGATGAG AAGGGCATGGTGATGGTCACAGGACTTCCAGAGAGCGGCTGGTCAGAGAGTGACCTCATCAAGCTGGTCCAGCCCTTCGGAActccctctgacatcatcaTGGCAACACAAATTGGAAAG GTTCTCGTGTCACTGCCAGACATGGAGATGGCTCAAGAAATCGTAAAAGTCCACGACTTGATCCCGGCAAAGATTCAAGACTCTGAGCTGAAGATGATCCATCTCAAACAGCGTATTGGTCTCAGCACACCG GTGGCTCTCTACAATCTTCTAATGGGATCAGCGGACACATTA gagagtCCCGTTCTCGTCGGCTGGAGCTGCCTATTGGTGATCAGTAACGTTCCCAACACGGCATCCGCCTCCTCTGAGGTCCAGAAATTAGTGCGACGCTTTGGTACCGTCATCAAGACCCTCGTGCTCAACAATACG GTCATCTGTGAAATGGCTACTGCAGCTATGGGCTTGTCTGTGTACAAACGTTTCCAGATGTTTCCGTGCATCATCCACAACAACCCGCTGTTCTTCTCCCGCAAGCCAGACCCCAAAGCCAACATACAGACCAAAGTCATTCCCGCATTCCTTGAGTCCTCTGAG GACACAGCTGCGACTAACAAAGGCAGCCAAGCAGCAGCTGCAGACCAAGAGGAGACGGCACCTCAAGAGAGTTCTGAATCTCTATTGGAGGATGTTGAAACGGACGGCGCTTCGAAGGACGAGAAGGCGAAGAGCACCGACATGACCGTTGGTGAAGACGAAGCTTTGGGAGCAAACGGGAGCCAAGGCGACGACGACATCAAAAAGGACGAGCTTACTGTTGCCGGTTGTGACTCTGTGGCTGCACCGGGCGCTGAACCTGAATCGGACCTGGAGACGCACATGGGGGAAGGATCAGCTGTTGAAACTGTCATGGAGACAGCCGAGGAGAACAAAGATGCGTCTGCGTCCACGGCCCGCAACCACGAGACTCCTGCTGGTGAAGAGGCAAAGACGTCTCGCTCTGATGGCGACGCAGCTTCCCAGGAGGCGGCCATGCCAGAGCTCCCGAAG GTGACACAGGAGATGGTGAACACGCTGCTGTTGGAGTGCCGAACAAGGACCGCCGGCCATCCCAACAGCACGGCGCCTCCCGCCAACGGAGAACAGGGGGACACACAAATGGAGACGGAGCATGTTGACACGGCAACAAAGGAGACAAAAGAGCCAGCCAAGAATcacacggaggaggaggtgaagaagcaggagagggagctgaaagagagggaggcgagaaaagagaaggagacgagcgagagagagaggaaggagaaggagagaagggacagggagaaggaggagaggaccaagCGGGAGAGGAACGAGAAAgccaggagggagagggagaggagggacaaaGAGAGGCGGGAAAGGAAGAGAGCATACAGTGAAGATTTGCCAGGGTCAAGGTCGTCCTCCAGGTCCGAGGGATACAAGCAGAGCTCCTGGAAGGATGAACCGGGTCACAACTCTGAAGCGGAGGCCGAAATG AATCAGGCGGGGGAGGAGCTCGATGACTTCCCATTCAACTTGAGTGACTTTGTGACGGTTGACGAAGTCGGAGATGTGAATGACCTCCCTTCCTCTGTTCCCATGGAAACCACCGAGGAAGGAGAGGATGCTCCCACGTCTATCCTGGCGGAAGCTCCAGTG GACACACCCACCATCGCGTCAGTCGCCCCAGCGACCGCGGTAGAGTGTGACGAGCTTGCATCAGAGCCCGAAGCTGTGACTGTGTCCACAGCTGAGACGACCGATGTTTTAGAGTCTTCAGCTCTCACCGTCATCGCTGCAGCTTCCCCAGCGACGTCACACGCCGACTCTCCGCCCGGCCAAACGCACGCAACACGCCGACCAGAAG AAGCCACTCTGGACTCCACCACTGAGGTTGAACCGCTTCCCGTACCGGCAGCTTCAGCTGCCCCGgctggctcctcctccagcagcccaGGAACAGGAGTCGGGACTttggagggggagaaagaggagaatgCACTCAATCCCAGTGAGGCTAATAAGGAGGAGATGGTGTCGAACAaaacggaggaagaggagaagaagtgggatgaaaaggacaaagagacgGAAGAGCCTTCTGTGGAAACGG GAATGTACGAGAGGTCTGAAGATCTAGCAAACAGCGAAGAGGAGAGCGTGAAGAAGAAGTTAATGGAGTACACCCTTCCTCCTTTTAACCCCAGCAGCCCAGTCG GTATGGAGTACTTGGTCCCAAAGACGGGTTTCTTCTGTAAAGTGTGTCATAGGTTCTTCAGTGGAGCCAAAGAGGCAGAGATAAACCACTGCAAGACCCTCAAACACTATGAGAGCCTCAAACACTATGAGAGCCTACAG AAATACTTGAAGACCACTGACCCAGAACTTGTCGGTCAAACCTGA